A window of Pseudoalteromonas aliena SW19 genomic DNA:
ATCGACCACGTAGAAAACCCACGTAACGTAGGTACTCTAGATAAGAACGATCCGTCAGTGGCAACGGGTATGGTAGGCGCACCAGCATGTGGTGACGTAATGAAATTGCAAATCAAAGTATCAGCCGAAGGCGTTATTGAAGATGCAAAATTCAAGACCTATGGTTGTGGTAGTGCAATTGCTTCATCTTCACTTGTAACAGAGTGGGTTAAGGGTAAAACATTAGACGAAGCAGCGACAATTAAAAACACTGATATCAGTGCAGAGCTTGAATTACCACCAGTGAAAATTCACTGTTCAATTTTAGCCGAA
This region includes:
- the iscU gene encoding Fe-S cluster assembly scaffold IscU, producing MAYSDKVIDHVENPRNVGTLDKNDPSVATGMVGAPACGDVMKLQIKVSAEGVIEDAKFKTYGCGSAIASSSLVTEWVKGKTLDEAATIKNTDISAELELPPVKIHCSILAEDAIQAAIADYKSKQAK